Below is a genomic region from Raphanus sativus cultivar WK10039 chromosome 4, ASM80110v3, whole genome shotgun sequence.
TTGTCGTCTAAAAGAAGAGAGAAGTTAAAGAGGGGAGAAACCATGCTGAATGCGGGCGCGCAACCCTATAAACCCGTCGGTATAAGAGTGAAAGACGCGAGGCTGAGTGAGCATGCGCCAGTTTATAAACCGGTGAACACAAGTGGGACAGAAGCCATGCCGAGTGAAGTTGCGGCACCGCTTCAACCTGTGAAAAGCGACGAACATTCACTGTTTCTGACTTTTTCAAACGGATTTCCTTTGTCGGAAAGGCAGATCTTTGAATTTTTTAACTGGTAATGCCCTGATCCTCTAAATCTACATATGTATAATCAGTTTTGGTTTGTGCAAATGTGTGTCAACAGACCATACCCATTGAATTAGAATTCCTGTTACATAGTGACATAGAATGTTTGCCCTCATGTCCTAATCTATGAACACACTCATTTGCAAATAGAAGAAACGTATAAATAGGtataatttggtttagtttgtaCAAGTGTCTTTTTCTCGTAGACATATATAGTTGCAGAGTTGCATGTTAAGTCACATcgcattttaaaatatatatatgcatagaaAGTTGTCTGCTTGTCACACATTTGGTGCGTTAACCAATTGGTTATTTACTGTTATATATATGACGATGGTgatgattgatgatgatgataatggtCAGGTCCTACGCACCCGACGTGGAGCGAGCCATTATTCCTAAGCCAAAGGGAGGAAGGGGGCCGGCCTTGCACGGGAGAGTGGTGTTCAAGAACACCCACATCCCCAACTTGGTCATGGGAAGCAGGGAGAAGGTTTGCCTTTCTATCGATGGGCGCCCTGTTTACTGCAGGCGCTTCAAAAGCAAGCAGAGGAAGAGCGCAGCAACCGCGAGTGCTAACCTCGGTGATGGTGGAAGCCACCCCGGTGGTGATGCGTGAGCAGGGCTTTTGGACTTGGTGGCCGGTGAATTTGAAAACCCTTTGTTGCATCTATCATAGGGTTTTCAATTGAACCGCGTATGTTATAGGGGTAAACCCTTTTATGTTTTCAGCTTAATGAATAAAGGAGTGAACGTTCGATTGTGAGAACGAATGTTGTAAACTCATATCTCTGTTCAGAGATTCTTTCAAGTATTGATAaactattttgaattatttttttctctttctttctaaGTATTTTTGGTTGAATTATGGTTATAATAGAAGTTGCTACGTAGGCTAAGTTTACAACTTTACTAACAAAACCACCGGCTTAACACTGATGTAATCAGAAATGGCCGTCGTTATAATAGATTTGAATGTGTGTATATAATGTTATATTATTGTAGTCATCTTTTGTGTGCGTACAACATTAATATTTACGAATATAGCTAGGATTTGATGAATAAGGCGTCAAATTCCTAAGCAGGCAATATTTTTTCTGCCAAAGAATTGAATTATCATTAAGGTTTATTCTGAACTTGCTCTGTACATATGAGGTTTGTTTGACGTAACTTTCTATATATGTGTAACCAAATTTGAAAACGTACTGTACTTTGGACATTTCATTTACAAGCCTATTAAGTATTAACCAAATAGTacttacaaatatatttttctggTATACAAAGAGAACTTTAGCTCTGTATGTCTTCGGGTAGCTTGGCCATATGTGCTGAAAAACCGTAAACCATTGCTTCTATATATGGTCCTTCAAAAGTAACAGTATATATgctatatttgtttttatacttAACGTTCATCGAAAATGAAGTGGCCATGTTTTGAAGCGTTTATTTGTTTTAACCTAAATTTTCAGTTCTTTATTAACAATTACTGAAGTCAATGATAATATTTGCCTTTTGGGCTTTGAGTATAGCCTTAGATTCCACTTGGATCGGAGCTAGCATAGCGTATCGCACAAACTGCAATCGTCTCActtttttatcttctttccaATTATATGCATATAACTATTGCGTCAGGCTAAAGGTGTTTTGATGTGAATCTCCAAGTTTCggatttgattaattttcagACAAGAAGATGGCACAGAGAGACACTGGAGGAGCTCTTTATATCTGCGGATGTCAGTTTACTGCTGTTTAATCAACCTGTAATTTCTGAAAAAGATTCGTCGGTTTGGAGATTTAATCACAGTGGTGTTTATTCGGTCAGATCAGGGTATGATATATCTTTCTCTGATCACCATAAGGATCTGATCCAAACCGTTACTTAAACACCATCCTTAAACACTCTAAAAGCTATGATCTGGAGCCTGATGGCTCCATCAaaactgaaaatctttatctggAAGGCTCTCTCTGATTCTCTTTCGGTGTTGGATAATCTTAGAGGTCGAGGCATGAAATGTAACTTGGAATGCCAGACTTGTGGAACTGAAGGGGAATCCATTAACCATTTACTATTTTCTTGCTCACTCGCTCGATTGGTTTGGGCTTCATCCGGTTTCCCGCATCCACAAAGAGGTTTTCATGAAGAGTCTATCTATCAGAATGTGAGTTATCTCCTATCCACCTGAAAAGTAACAGCACTCAGACagaaataatcaaaattttctCTTGGTTACTTTGATATCTCTGGAAAAATAGAAATTCTCTGATGTTTGAAAGATTTCTATTTACTAAAAAACATACATGTAAGAAGACGTCTGAAGAAGCCAACTTATGGCTAAATGCTCATAATTTGGACTCGAGGAATAGAAGGGGAAATTGGACTAAGATAACACAGTACGAAGAGTCTCGGAGACCTCATGACAACGACAGAGAACTTAAATGCAGTATTAGAATGAGGTGGGTAAAAAAGACTCAAGTGGCAGGTGCAGCGTGGGTTCTCAGTAACAAGCGAGAAGAAGCCATGCTTCATAGTCGAAGATCTTTTGGAGCAGTGGGATCAAAGGATGAGGCATATTTTCTAAGCCTTGCTTAGGCAATCGAAAGTATTTTCTCACACAAGTGTCTGAAAATTTACTTTGTCCTTGAAGGAGGCAACTTGGTAAATGCTATCAACCAGCCAGCTGCTTGGCCCTCCTTCAAGTTTAGAGTGACCGAAATCAGACTTTTACTTAGTGATTTTATGGCTTGGCGGATTGCTCTTGAACCCTTTGAATCAAATAGGGGAG
It encodes:
- the LOC108853354 gene encoding uncharacterized protein LOC108853354, which encodes MLNAGAQPYKPVGIRVKDARLSEHAPVYKPVNTSGTEAMPSEVAAPLQPVKSDEHSLFLTFSNGFPLSERQIFEFFNWSYAPDVERAIIPKPKGGRGPALHGRVVFKNTHIPNLVMGSREKVCLSIDGRPVYCRRFKSKQRKSAATASANLGDGGSHPGGDA